In a genomic window of Myotis daubentonii chromosome X, mMyoDau2.1, whole genome shotgun sequence:
- the LOC132223762 gene encoding T-cell leukemia/lymphoma protein 1A-like: protein MAELPSTVHLTSHPSYLSFRGPSVYEDEKQRTWVHLFTDIGDTLQVHLCQVDYHSEPNRLPTSPLNSSDMPSWWTIHLHSKYLDSMDRFWRIVHHIKKDDMEEMILELMEDS from the coding sequence ATGGCCGAGCTCCCATCGACCGTGCACCTCACCTCACACCCCAGCTACCTGAGTTTTCGTGGCCCCTCTGTTTATGAGGACGAGAAACAGCGCACATGGGTGCATCTCTTCACGGACATAGGAGATACCCTTCAAGTACACTTGTGCCAGGTCGACTACCACAGTGAGCCTAACCGACTCCCCACCAGCCCACTGAACTCCAGCGACATGCCTTCGTGGTGGACGATCCACCTTCACAGCAAGTACCTGGACTCCATGGACCGATTTTGGCGCATAGTTCACCACATCAAGAAGGATGacatggaggaaatgatccttgagctgatgGAAGACTCTTAG